The genomic window TCCCTTAAGGTTAGTCTCTATTTGTCAAGAGATGGTGTTGATATTCATCCTTCCCTTAACCCCCTCTTTTCTTGTCTCTTTAGAATTTATATATCCTTCTCACGCATGCATATTCAGATTAGAGCTAGATTGTTCATCAATTTGtgaaactaaaaaattataatttaaatttcttCTAACAAAATCATGAGCTGCTACTTGCTAGTTTCATGAATTTAACATGGTATTATTGGTTGTGTAACTGTAACTTTAGAACTCTTAAGTGAAGCTGAATCCTCATCTGTCACAACTGAATTGAATTCATTTCCACACAGGTATGATCTAACAGAACCCCATTTTCGATTTTCTGTCGAATTTCGCCTACCCTAAAAAAAAGTAACAAAATTTGTGATATAATCAAGAATTCTTGcagcattatatatatatatatagcattttTGAGAGACTCACTTTGCTTTCATATGATGCAGCAGAACGGGTTTCTGGAGAAGACACTTCTTACCAATTCTCCAGTAAAACCCATATCTTAACTAGCTTTATGAATTTGAGAAGAATCAGAAGAAATAAGAATTCTGAATGagatttatattaattaatacgGACAATGCAAAGATATAGCATATAGAGAATGATGCTACTAACTTTAGCATTTCTACATTATTAGATAGTAAAGTTATAAAGGCCAAGCTACATTCTCACTTTTCCTCACAGTATTAGATAATAATGTAATTTTAGTCTTAGTATTTTCTTAATATGTGGCTATGTGCaccaaaactttaaagaaactTATTATTGTTACTAACGGTATCTTATAATATGGTGAAATCACATGTTAGCTAGAATTGAATATGATCAAGATGTATATGCAGGGATTTGCAGAGCTGGAATGCTGGCTCTAAATCaaggaaaaaaataatagaagctggaaagttaaaaagaaaaaaaaagggtatATGGATTTAAGTGAaatgtttttattgctttttttttgcatatatactTTTTGCACATGGCTTGTAGAGAATAGGCTTCTAAAAATGCTTTGCTTAATACTGGGGTTATGTACTCTCTTTGGTCATATTTGTGATAACTTTCCTGGTTAGAAAATGTCTTATTCTTTTGAGGAATGCCCCTAACCAGCTATGCACAATTTATTTGTGTGTATTATTACTTATTACTTGCTCTCTTTAAAAGCTTGCGGATCCCGCTAGGGAAACAATGAGATATGTATACAATAGCTACAATGGGCTCTTTATTAGGCccaaattaaaattaaaccaGAAAATTAATCCTAATCCTATTATGGTTGTTTACTTTAACACACTACCATATTTTTACTATTTACAATTTTTCCCCAAATCTCCTAATCCCTTTTGTTTCGCTGATTGTTTCCCCAAATCCTCAATCCCTTTTGTTTCGCTGATTGTTTCCCCAAATACCCGTTCGCCGTTTCTTCTCCCAATATTCAAATCCTCCTAATTCCTTGCAGAGACCCGTGAGAGCGTTAGAACACTGAGCCCCGCAACCTGCAAGCAAGGAAGGTCACAGGCGAGCCCAAACGACCTGTTCCTTTCCCAACCAGCACGGCGCCGTCGCTGAACAACCGGCATTCGCTGCAACCCAGCTGCCGGGCGTGAAGCCGTCGATCAGAACAGTGGCGTGGGAGATCTCACCGCCGAACTAAACATCTTTCGAG from Arachis ipaensis cultivar K30076 chromosome B09, Araip1.1, whole genome shotgun sequence includes these protein-coding regions:
- the LOC110266537 gene encoding uncharacterized protein LOC110266537 yields the protein MAPAKVTVAFAHASPSQRERRHVRERRRLPRSRERRRLPHFSSSSSASPFRDLQSWNAGSKSRKKIIEAGKLKRKKKETRESVRTLSPATCKQGRSQASPNDLFLSQPARRRR